The Prionailurus bengalensis isolate Pbe53 chromosome A3, Fcat_Pben_1.1_paternal_pri, whole genome shotgun sequence genome includes a window with the following:
- the RRM2 gene encoding ribonucleoside-diphosphate reductase subunit M2 encodes MLSVRVPLATIVDPQQPQQQLQLSPLKGLSLADKENTPPALSGSRVLASKTARRIFQEPAEPKTKVLVPSVEDEPLLRENPRRFVIFPIEYHDIWQMYKKAEASFWTAEEVDLSKDIQHWESLKAEERYFISHVLAFFAASDGIVNENLVERFSQEVQITEARCFYGFQIAMENIHSEMYSLLIDTYIKDPREREFLFNAIETMPCVKKKADWALRWIGDKESTYGERVVAFAAVEGIFFSGSFASIFWLKKRGLMPGLTFSNELISRDEGLHCDFACLMFKHLVHKPSEQRVKEIIINAVRIEQEFLTEALPVKLIGMNCTLMKQYIEFVADRLMLELGFGKVFRVENPFDFMENISLEGKTNFFEKRVGEYQRMGVMSSPTENSFTLDADF; translated from the exons atgCTCTCCGTCCGCGTCCCGCTCGCCACCATCGTGGACCCGCAGCAGCCGCAGCAGCAGCTTCAGCTCTCGCCCTTGAAGGGGCTCAGCCTGGCGGACAAGGAGAACACG CCCCCGGCCCTCAGCGGGAGCCGCGTGCTGGCCAGCAAGACCGCCCGGAGGATCTTCCAGGAGCCCGCCGAGCCG AAAACTAAGGTGCTTGTCCCCAGCGTGGAGGATGAGCCACTGCTCCGAGAAAACCCTCGTCGCTTTGTCATCTTTCCTATCGAGTACCACGATATTTGGCAGATGTATAAGAAAGCGGAGGCTTCCTTCTGGACAGCCGAAGAG GTGGATCTGTCCAAGGACATTCAGCACTGGGAGTCcctgaaggcagaggagagataTTTTATATCGCATGTTCTGGCTTTCTTTGCAGCGAGTGATGGCATAGTAAATGAGAACTTG GTGGAGCGGTTCAGCCAAGAAGTTCAGATTACTGAAGCCCGCTGTTTCTATGGCTTCCAAATTGCCATGGAAAACATCCATTCTGAGATGTATAGTCTCCTCATTGACACTTACATTAAAGATCCCAGAGAGAG GGAATTTCTCTTCAACGCCATCGAGACGATGCCTTGTGTAAAGAAGAAGGCGGATTGGGCCTTGCGTTGGATTGGGGACAAAGAGTCTACCTACG GAGAGCGGGTTGTGGCCTTTGCTGCAGTGGAAGGAATCTTCTTTTCTGGTTCTTTCGCGTCGATATTCTGGCTCAAGAAACGCGGCCTGATGCCTGGCCTCACGTTTTCCAATGAACTTATTAGCAGAGATGAG GGTCTACACTGTGACTTTGCCTGCCTGATGTTCAAACACCTGGTCCACAAACCTTCAGAGCAGAGAGTGAAGGAAATTATTATCAATGCCGTTAGGATAGAACAG GAATTCCTCACGGAGGCCTTGCCAGTGAAACTAATTGGGATGAATTGCACTTTAATGAAGCAGTATATTGAATTCGTGGCAGACAGACTTATGCTGGAGCTAGGTTTTGGCAAG GTTTTCAGAGTAGAAAATCCATTTGACTTTATGGAGAATATTTCACTGGAAGGGAAGACTAACTTCTTTGAGAAGAGAGTAGGCGAGTATCAGAGGATGGGAGTGATGTCAAGTCCAACAGAGAATTCTTTTACCTTGGATGCTGACTTCTAA